Proteins encoded by one window of Vitis vinifera cultivar Pinot Noir 40024 chromosome 10, ASM3070453v1:
- the LOC100265327 gene encoding mediator of RNA polymerase II transcription subunit 16 isoform X2, whose amino-acid sequence MLVAGSVNMNGIRILLLLQNGYQGCLRWLSSKTSSSTSLKSPFEEKFLSQQPQTSDRWPNFLCVCSVFSSGSIQLHWSQWPPQNGATSKWFSTAKGLLGAGPSGIMAADAIITDTGAMHVAGVPIVNPSTVVVWEVTPGPGNGFQVIPKSSATNGVPPSLNPPSWAGFSPLAAYLFSWQEFLASEMKQGRKQTDQDFNDAVLLHCSPVSNFSAYVSPETAAQSAATTTWGSGVTAVAFDPTRGGSVIAVAIVEGQYMSPYDPDEGPSITGWRVQRWESSLQPVVLHQIFGNPTSSFGGQAPVQTVWQTKVNKSISPTSDFKSQQTPATGPTSERNTSDSSMDMGKRVSFDPFDLPSDVRTLAQISYSAHGGEIAVAFLRGGVHIFSGPNFTPVDNYQINVGSAIATPAFSSTSCCSASVWHDTNKDRTMLKIIRVLPPAVPSSQVKANSSNWERAIAERFWWSLLVGVDWWDAVGCTQSAAEDGIVSLNSVIAVLDADFHSLPSTQHRQQYGPSLDRIKCRLLEGINAQEVRAMVLDMQARLLLDMLGKGIESALMKPSALVPEPWPATGETLSGIDPEEMAVDPALVFSIQAYVDSILDLASHFITRLRRYASFCRTLASHAVTAGTGSNRSAVASPTQSSASPATSQGGQSGTTSSTGSTQMQAWVQGAIAKISSTTDGVPNSTPNPINGPPSFIPISINTGTFPGTPAVRLIGDCHFLHRLCQLLLFCFFFRRTQLPRVIGVAQRNADTNMHKPQATGTSKVEENSTVSNKLASAMARSEEGQVARANHAINGAKGAEEGPTGRSRLGSGNAGQGYTFEEVKVLFLILMDLCRRTSALQHPLPISQVGSNNIQVRLHYIDGSYTVLPEVVEASLGPHMQNMPRPRGADAAGLLLRELELHPPAEEWHRRNMFGGPWSDPEDMGSVDDTPKLSTYADPLESNSFENNDTYYGARGLWPRKRRLSERDAAFGLNTSVGLGAYLGIMGSRRDVVTAVWKTGLEGVWYKCIRCLRQTSAFAADATNQPNQNEREMWWISRWAYGCPMCGGTWVRVV is encoded by the exons ATGCTAGTTGCTGGGAGCGTGAATATGAATGGCATCAGGATATTGCTGTTGTTACAAAATGGCTATCAGGGGTGTCTCCG GTGGCTTTCCTCAAAAACCAGTAGCTCCACAAGTTTAAAGTCACCTTTTGAGGAAAAATTCCTTTCTCAGCAGCCACAAACTTCAG ATAGGTGGCCAAATTTTCTGTGTGTTTGCTCCGTCTTCTCATCAGGCTCCATTCAACTTCACTGGTCTCAGTGGCCTCCTCAGAATGGTGCAACATCAAAGTGGTTTTCCACAGCCAAAGGGCTATTGGGAGCTGGACCTAGTGGAATTATGGCTGCTGATGCTATCATAACAGACACTGGTGCCATGCATGTTGCAGGTGTTCCGATTGTAAATCCATCGACTGTTGTTGTTTGGGAGGTCACACCAGGCCCTGGAAATGGTTTTCAAGTGATCCCAAAGTCAAGTGCGACCAATGGGGTCCCACCTTCTCTCAATCCTCCTAGTTGGGCAGGTTTTTCCCCTTTGGCTGCATATTTATTTAGCTGGCAAGAGTTTTTGGCTTCTGAAATGAAGCAAGGGAGGAAGCAGACAGATCAAGATTTCAATGACGCTGTATTACTACATTGTTCACCAGTTTCAAATTTTTCTGCATATGTGAGTCCTGAGACTGCAGCTCAATCAGCAGCAACTACCACATGGGGTTCTGGAGTCACTGCAGTTGCCTTTGATCCAACTCGTGGAGGTTCAGTGATAGCTGTTGCGATAGTTGAAG GGCAGTACATGTCTCCCTATGATCCAGATGAGGGCCCTTCAATCACAGGATGGAGGGTGCAACGCTGGGAATCATCTCTTCAGCCTGTTGTCCTCCATCAAATATTTGGAAATCCCACTTCCAGTTTTGGGGGGCAGGCACCTGTGCAAACGGTTTGGCAAACAAAAGTCAATAAAAGCATCTCACCAACTAGTGATTTTAAAAGTCAACAAACACCTGCAACAGGACCAACCTCTGAGAGAAATACATCTGATTCTTCTATGGATATGGGCAAAAGAGTCAGCTTTGATCCCTTTGATTTGCCTAGTGATGTTAGAACACTTgctcaaatttcatattctgCTCATGGTGGTGAGATTGCTGTTGCTTTTCTAAGGGGTGGGGTGCACATCTTTTCTGGTCCAAACTTTACACCTGTTGATAACTACCAGATTAACGTTGGCTCTGCAATTGCTACTCCTGCATTCTCATCTACAAGCTGCTGTTCAGCTTCTGTTTGGCATGATACCAACAAGGACAGAACTATGTTGAAGATAATTCGCGTTCTCCCCCCTGCTGTTCCAAGTAGTCAAGTAAAAGCCAACTCATCAAACTGGGAACGTGCAATTGCTGAGAG GTTTTGGTGGAGCCTTTTGGTTGGAGTTGATTGGTGGGATGCTGTTGGATGTACACAGAGCGCAGCTGAGGATGGCATTG ttTCTTTGAACAGTGTCATTGCAGTGTTGGATGCAGATTTCCATTCTCTCCCTTCTACTCAGCACCGACAACAGTATGGCCCT AGTCTGGACAGGATAAAATGCAGGCTATTGGAAGGTATAAACGCGCAGGAGGTTAGGGCAATGGTTCTGGATATGCAAGCAAGGTTACTGCTGGATATGCTGGGGAAAGGAATTGAATCAGCGCTAATGAAACCTTCAGCTCTAGTACCTGAGCCATGGCCAGCAACTGGTGAGACATTATCTGGCATTGATCCAGAAGAAATGGCCGTTGACCCAGCACTAGTTTTTAGCATTCAg GCTTATGTTGATTCCATCCTTGATCTAGCTTCACACTTCATCACTCGCTTGAGGCGTTATGCAAGTTTCTGTCGTACTTTGGCAAGTCATGCTGTTACTGCAGGCACGGGCAGCAATCGAAGTGCAGTGGCTAGTCCTACCCAAAGTTCTGCATCTCCTGCAACAAGTCAGG gaGGTCAAAGTGGTACCACCAGTTCCACAGGGAGCACCCAGATGCAAGCTTGGGTACAAGGTGCTATTGCTAAGATTAGTAGCACCACCGATGGAGTTCCAAATTCGACCCCAAATCCCATAAATGGTCCACCATCCTTCATACCCATAAGTATTAATACTGGGACATTTCCTGGAACTCCAGCTGTTAGGCTTATTGGGGACTGCCATTTCCTTCATAGATTATGCCAACTtttgcttttttgttttttcttccgACGAACACAATTACCTCGTGTTATTGGGGTTGCACAGAGGAATGCTGATACCAATATGCATAAACCCCAAGCTACTGGGACCAGCAAGGTGGAGGAGAACAGTACTGTTTCTAACAAACTGGCATCAGCTATGGCAAGATCGGAAGAGGGTCAGGTTGCTCGAGCTAATCATGCCATCAATGGAGCTAAAGGAGCTGAAGAAGGTCCTACAGGCCGGTCAAGATTAGGTTCTGGAAATGCTGGGCAAGGATACACATTTGAGGAG GTGAAGGTCCTTTTCCTCATACTTATGGATCTCTGTCGTAGAACATCCGCTCTGCAACATCCATTGCCAATTTCTCAGGTGGGAAGCAACAACATCCAGGTCCGTCTGCATTACATAGATGGGAGTTATACCGTCTTACCAGAGGTTGTAGAAGCATCTCTTGGTCCACATATGCAG AATATGCCCCGGCCTAGAGGTGCAGATGCTGCTGGTCTTTTACTTCGTGAGTTAGAGCTCCATCCTCCTGCTGAAGAGTGGCATAGGCGGAATATGTTTGGTGGGCCCTGGTCTGATCCTGAGGATATGGGTTCTGTAGATGATACTCCCAAACTAAGTACCTATGCTGATCCACTTGAATCAAACTCATTTGAAAATAATGATACATATTATGGAGCCCGTGGTTTGTGGCCAAGGAAACGCAGGTTATCTGAAAGAGATGCAGCTTTTGGCTTGAACACTTCGGTGGGATTGGGTGCATATCTTGGAATAATGGGATCTAGAAGAGATGTTGTCACTGCTGTCTGGAAGACTGGTCTGGAAGGGGTTTGGTACAAG TGCATAAGATGTTTGCGGCAGACTTCAGCTTTTGCAGCAGATGCTACCAATCAACCTAATCAGAATGAGCGGGAGATGTGGTGGATCAGCCGTTGGGCTTATGGCTGCCCAATGTGTGGTGGAACATGGGTTCGGGTTGTATAG